In the genome of Eggerthella sp. YY7918, one region contains:
- a CDS encoding N-acetyltransferase: MAISFAPVATGEDQKQLAELADTIWHEYWPELIGEAQTDYMVEQFQSLAAIERDMREHAYEYWMLHAADDGRVVGYTGGRVEPDTNRFFISKIYLLANERGKGFARQTIDFYENLCHERELDAMYLTVNKHNDLGIRAYVGTGFKTIDAVETDIGNGFIMDDYIMEKRLV; encoded by the coding sequence ATGGCTATTTCGTTCGCACCCGTCGCAACCGGCGAGGACCAAAAACAGCTCGCAGAACTTGCCGATACAATCTGGCATGAATACTGGCCCGAGCTTATTGGCGAAGCGCAGACCGATTACATGGTTGAACAGTTCCAAAGTCTTGCGGCCATCGAACGTGATATGCGCGAACACGCATATGAATACTGGATGCTGCATGCCGCCGACGACGGAAGAGTGGTGGGATACACAGGGGGCCGCGTCGAGCCAGACACCAACCGCTTCTTTATTTCAAAAATTTATCTGCTTGCCAATGAACGCGGCAAGGGGTTTGCGCGCCAGACGATCGATTTTTACGAAAACCTCTGCCATGAGCGCGAACTTGACGCGATGTATCTCACGGTCAACAAGCACAACGATTTAGGCATACGCGCGTACGTGGGCACAGGCTTTAAAACCATCGATGCCGTTGAAACCGACATCGGCAACGGATTCATCATGGATGACTACATCATGGAAAAACGCCTCGTATAA
- a CDS encoding Fur family transcriptional regulator, with translation MTTTVNQERAATRNTIQRALVLEAVRSLHNHPTSADVYEVVREKHPNISRATVYRNLGVLANKGEVLRVEVPNGADRYDFFNKPHYHAKCRVCGGIVDVDMPYEADIVSRVSDAHGFAIEGHEIIFDGVCESCQAKRDEAK, from the coding sequence ATGACGACAACAGTCAATCAAGAACGTGCAGCGACGCGCAATACCATTCAGCGGGCGCTCGTCCTTGAGGCTGTGCGTTCATTGCATAATCATCCCACGTCGGCCGACGTGTACGAGGTTGTTCGCGAGAAACATCCCAACATCTCCCGTGCTACGGTATATCGCAATCTGGGCGTTCTTGCCAACAAGGGCGAGGTGCTGCGCGTCGAGGTCCCCAACGGCGCCGACCGCTACGATTTCTTCAATAAGCCCCATTATCACGCGAAGTGTCGCGTGTGTGGCGGTATTGTCGATGTGGACATGCCCTATGAAGCCGATATTGTCTCGCGCGTTTCTGATGCGCATGGCTTCGCTATCGAGGGTCATGAAATCATCTTTGACGGCGTATGCGAGAGCTGCCAAGCAAAGCGCGATGAGGCCAAATAG
- the rpsA gene encoding 30S ribosomal protein S1, translated as MTEIKNTSVIDFEDISDEQMNEMIDGTLTEFDEGDLVDGTVVKIEHDEVLVDIGFKSEGVIPSRELSIRKDADPSDIVNLGDKIEALVLQKEDKDGRLILSKKRAEYERAWIRVEEKFKAGEVVTGEVIEVVKGGLILDIGLRGFLPASLVDLRRVKDLDMYLNTEIEARVIEMDRNRNNVVLSRRVLLEEGRKNERAEILSKLTKGMRLKGTVSSIVDFGAFVDLGGIDGLVHISELSWNHVNHPSEVVKVGDEVEVEVLDVDLQRERISLGLKQTTEDPWIKLVESYPVGSIVDGKVTKIVPFGAFIELGQSIEGLVHISEMAMKHIDTPAQVVKAGDEVKVKVMEINPERRRISLSMKAAASELGFEIEVDESIQVEEKPAKKKAEKKSESETEAPAEEAAAEAPAEEPAAEEAAAPEAAE; from the coding sequence TTGACCGAGATCAAAAACACGTCCGTCATCGACTTTGAGGACATCTCCGATGAGCAGATGAACGAGATGATCGACGGCACGCTGACCGAGTTCGACGAGGGCGACCTGGTCGACGGTACGGTCGTCAAGATCGAGCACGACGAGGTGCTCGTGGACATCGGCTTCAAGAGCGAAGGTGTTATTCCTTCTCGCGAGCTGTCCATCCGTAAGGATGCCGATCCGTCCGACATCGTGAACCTGGGCGACAAGATTGAAGCCCTCGTTCTTCAGAAGGAAGACAAGGACGGTCGTCTGATCCTGTCCAAGAAGCGTGCTGAGTACGAGCGTGCGTGGATTCGCGTCGAAGAGAAGTTCAAGGCTGGCGAAGTGGTTACCGGCGAGGTCATCGAAGTGGTCAAGGGTGGTCTTATCCTCGACATCGGCCTGCGCGGCTTCTTGCCGGCGTCTTTGGTCGACCTTCGCCGCGTCAAGGATCTCGATATGTACCTGAACACCGAGATCGAAGCGCGCGTCATCGAGATGGATCGCAACCGCAACAACGTGGTGCTGTCCCGCCGCGTGCTGCTGGAGGAAGGCCGCAAGAACGAGCGTGCCGAAATTCTTTCGAAGCTCACGAAGGGCATGCGCCTCAAGGGTACGGTTTCCTCGATCGTCGACTTCGGCGCGTTTGTCGACCTTGGCGGTATCGACGGTCTGGTGCACATCTCCGAACTGTCTTGGAACCACGTCAATCATCCTTCCGAGGTCGTTAAGGTGGGCGACGAGGTTGAGGTTGAGGTGCTCGACGTCGACCTGCAGCGCGAGCGCATTTCGCTCGGCCTCAAGCAGACGACGGAAGATCCGTGGATCAAGCTTGTCGAAAGCTATCCGGTCGGCTCCATCGTTGACGGCAAGGTGACCAAGATCGTGCCGTTCGGCGCATTCATCGAGCTTGGCCAGTCCATCGAGGGTCTGGTGCATATTTCCGAGATGGCCATGAAGCACATCGACACCCCGGCCCAGGTCGTGAAGGCTGGCGACGAGGTGAAGGTGAAGGTCATGGAGATCAACCCCGAGCGTCGTCGTATCTCTCTGTCCATGAAGGCTGCTGCGTCTGAGCTGGGCTTCGAAATTGAGGTGGACGAGTCCATTCAGGTTGAGGAGAAGCCGGCAAAGAAGAAGGCTGAGAAGAAGTCCGAGTCTGAGACTGAGGCTCCGGCTGAAGAGGCTGCTGCCGAGGCTCCCGCCGAGGAACCTGCTGCTGAGGAAGCCGCTGCTCCCGAGGCTGCTGAATAA
- a CDS encoding acyltransferase family protein, translating into MPASKSRYIPALDGLRAFAVLAVIAYHMGMPWAPSGLLGVTVFFVLSGYLITSLLLIEWDNTKKIDLPQFWLRRVRRLFPAIVFVILCTAALCTVFDHALLTKMRDDVVAALLWFTNWWYIFRDMSYFDALGAPSPLTHFWSLAIEEQFYLIWPVVLFIAHKAHVKRTTMRNTTLVLALLSALEMALLFDPQADPSRVYYGTDTRAFSLLIGAWLAFVWPSHLLGAKGSVRLTKRTRQVLDGVGILALVALLGIIVFVSGFSPFLYRGGILLASIFTAIVIAVMVHPASLLGSIASAKPLVWIGLRSYGIYLWHYPLLLLMNPRNAMGETPWWMYLVQLAVVFACAAFSYRFVENPIRKGALGAFVKKVREKHLDVVDWLKCHTIQLLAGTALTLVAVGGLIFVPPTSAIEGADLLKEEGAHVSNPLLSSDLNDKAEKPKLDVLMIGDSVAVRTIPYFEETFPYGAIDAAVNRQLFAANEVYATYADQDIVGNVVVFALGTNGVVTDEDIDSLMAAVGADKQVFFINTRSPQDWVEAVNDTLGRVPERYNNVHIIDWYGLSDGRDDLFDGDGTHLTEEGAQVYIGMINDAIGGLLPTHAEGDEQAVVKTPLELAQEGSQETIKKAVSSIVYSLTKGLQPHPDNAQQ; encoded by the coding sequence ATGCCAGCTTCTAAATCTCGCTACATACCCGCGCTTGATGGCCTGCGCGCGTTTGCCGTGCTGGCAGTTATTGCCTACCACATGGGTATGCCGTGGGCTCCCAGCGGACTGCTTGGCGTCACAGTATTCTTCGTTTTGTCGGGATACCTCATCACAAGCCTTTTGCTTATTGAGTGGGACAACACCAAGAAAATCGACCTTCCTCAATTCTGGTTGCGCCGTGTCCGTCGTCTGTTCCCCGCTATCGTCTTCGTTATCCTGTGCACCGCCGCACTTTGCACGGTATTCGACCACGCCCTTCTGACAAAGATGCGTGACGACGTGGTGGCAGCGCTGCTCTGGTTCACAAACTGGTGGTACATCTTCCGCGATATGTCGTATTTCGACGCGCTCGGCGCGCCGTCGCCCCTCACCCACTTCTGGTCGCTCGCCATCGAAGAGCAGTTTTACCTCATCTGGCCTGTGGTGCTGTTCATAGCCCACAAAGCCCATGTGAAGCGCACGACCATGCGCAACACCACGCTTGTGCTTGCGCTGTTGTCAGCACTGGAAATGGCACTTCTTTTCGATCCGCAGGCCGATCCCAGCCGCGTGTATTACGGTACTGACACGCGGGCGTTTTCCCTGCTTATCGGCGCATGGCTCGCCTTTGTCTGGCCTTCTCATTTGCTGGGCGCCAAAGGCAGCGTGCGGCTGACAAAACGCACCCGACAAGTGCTCGACGGGGTTGGCATCCTTGCCCTGGTGGCGTTACTGGGCATCATAGTATTTGTCAGCGGCTTCTCGCCCTTCCTCTATCGCGGCGGTATTCTGCTCGCCTCTATTTTCACCGCCATCGTCATTGCCGTTATGGTGCATCCCGCAAGTCTGCTGGGAAGTATCGCAAGTGCCAAACCGCTGGTTTGGATTGGTCTGCGCTCGTACGGAATCTATCTGTGGCACTATCCCTTGCTGCTGCTTATGAACCCACGCAACGCTATGGGCGAAACACCCTGGTGGATGTATCTCGTACAGCTTGCGGTGGTGTTTGCCTGCGCTGCCTTCTCATATCGATTCGTGGAAAATCCCATCCGCAAGGGTGCCCTCGGCGCTTTCGTGAAGAAGGTGCGCGAAAAGCACCTCGATGTAGTCGATTGGCTCAAATGTCACACTATACAATTGCTGGCTGGAACAGCATTGACGCTTGTGGCTGTTGGAGGACTCATCTTTGTACCACCCACTTCCGCGATTGAAGGTGCCGATCTACTTAAAGAAGAAGGTGCGCACGTTTCAAACCCGCTTCTTTCGTCCGATCTTAACGACAAGGCCGAAAAGCCGAAGCTTGACGTGCTTATGATTGGCGACTCCGTAGCGGTGCGCACCATTCCCTATTTCGAAGAAACCTTCCCCTATGGAGCAATTGATGCGGCTGTAAACCGCCAGCTTTTTGCGGCGAACGAAGTGTACGCCACGTATGCCGATCAGGATATTGTCGGCAATGTGGTGGTGTTCGCGCTCGGCACCAATGGCGTCGTCACCGACGAAGACATTGACAGCCTCATGGCCGCCGTCGGAGCAGACAAGCAGGTATTCTTCATCAACACACGCAGCCCCCAAGACTGGGTGGAAGCCGTCAACGATACACTGGGCCGTGTTCCTGAGCGCTACAATAATGTGCATATTATTGACTGGTACGGCCTCAGCGACGGGCGCGACGACCTGTTCGACGGCGACGGAACCCACCTCACCGAGGAAGGCGCCCAGGTTTATATCGGCATGATCAACGATGCCATTGGCGGCCTGCTTCCCACTCATGCCGAAGGCGACGAACAAGCCGTGGTGAAAACGCCCCTCGAGCTTGCGCAGGAGGGTTCTCAGGAAACGATTAAGAAGGCGGTCAGCTCAATCGTCTACTCTCTCACAAAAGGCCTGCAACCTCATCCGGACAACGCTCAGCAATAA
- the mnmA gene encoding tRNA 2-thiouridine(34) synthase MnmA produces the protein MPDKRSAGRIALGMSGGVDSAVSAALLMRAGYEVIGVTCRFQDDASFAKALDDAAAVCARLGIQHVEHSCENAFETCVIEPFVSGYAQGLTPSPCVGCNARCKIPALLEVADEQGCDRIATGHYARIVYLKECGRFSVKTALDARKDQSYMLALLSQEQLARLVLPLGAVTKAEVRVLAADLELPVAEKPESQDNCFVEGDYRDFLRARGVVDAPGNIVDGAGRVLGRHTGLANYTVGQRKGIGIAAEEPYYVVEKRVATGELVVGFAHEALASAVRVKRMNWLAGGSLDDPRDALVKLRYRSRAVPCIIEPEGSDVVRIALRSPQPTTAPGQYAVLYEGDTVLGGGMIEEVEQA, from the coding sequence GTGCCGGATAAGCGAAGCGCGGGACGCATCGCCCTTGGCATGAGCGGGGGCGTGGACAGCGCGGTTTCGGCGGCGCTGCTTATGCGCGCAGGCTACGAAGTGATAGGTGTGACGTGTCGCTTCCAAGATGACGCGTCTTTTGCGAAAGCGCTCGACGATGCGGCTGCGGTTTGTGCTCGTCTTGGTATCCAGCATGTTGAGCATTCGTGCGAAAACGCGTTCGAAACGTGTGTGATTGAGCCGTTTGTTTCTGGGTATGCGCAGGGGCTGACGCCAAGTCCGTGCGTGGGGTGTAACGCTCGCTGCAAGATACCGGCATTGCTTGAGGTGGCTGATGAGCAGGGATGCGATCGCATAGCCACGGGGCACTATGCGCGTATTGTTTATCTGAAAGAATGCGGACGCTTTTCGGTGAAGACGGCGCTCGACGCGCGCAAGGATCAAAGCTACATGCTTGCGTTACTTTCGCAGGAGCAGCTGGCGCGCTTGGTGCTTCCCCTGGGTGCTGTGACGAAGGCGGAGGTACGTGTTCTGGCGGCCGATCTGGAATTGCCGGTGGCCGAGAAGCCGGAGAGCCAAGACAACTGTTTTGTGGAAGGCGACTATCGCGATTTTCTGCGTGCGCGGGGCGTGGTAGATGCGCCGGGAAACATTGTGGATGGCGCGGGTCGAGTGCTTGGTCGCCATACGGGGTTGGCTAACTATACCGTAGGCCAGCGCAAGGGTATTGGCATTGCAGCCGAAGAGCCCTATTACGTGGTGGAGAAGCGTGTCGCGACTGGCGAGCTTGTGGTGGGGTTCGCGCACGAGGCGCTCGCGAGCGCCGTTCGTGTGAAGCGCATGAACTGGCTTGCAGGGGGGTCACTTGACGATCCGCGTGACGCGCTGGTGAAACTGCGCTACCGGAGCCGCGCGGTTCCGTGTATTATTGAACCTGAAGGATCTGATGTGGTGCGCATTGCGCTTCGAAGCCCGCAGCCAACGACGGCGCCGGGTCAATACGCTGTTCTGTACGAGGGCGACACCGTGCTCGGCGGCGGCATGATCGAGGAGGTAGAGCAAGCATGA
- the coaE gene encoding dephospho-CoA kinase (Dephospho-CoA kinase (CoaE) performs the final step in coenzyme A biosynthesis.), which produces MKKLFVIGGMGAGKSTARQALVDQGLPNIDLDQVGHDVLTWDTVKEELVAAFGEDILDENSEINRRALAAKAFVSPAETRKLNRITMPRIEEAFTDRVSELEREGHAAVVVEHSVFKNRASSLAYDADVVIAVLAPLDMRIERAVKSGWEETDVRRRIAQQITDADRIEAADVVFNNDSTPDELRNQVLAWWGEYSKDL; this is translated from the coding sequence ATGAAGAAGCTGTTTGTCATAGGCGGCATGGGAGCTGGCAAATCTACGGCGCGTCAGGCGCTTGTTGATCAGGGCTTGCCCAATATCGACCTCGACCAAGTGGGTCACGACGTGCTCACGTGGGACACGGTGAAGGAAGAGCTGGTGGCTGCCTTCGGCGAGGATATTCTCGACGAGAACAGCGAGATCAACCGTCGTGCGCTGGCGGCGAAGGCGTTTGTAAGCCCCGCCGAGACACGCAAGCTTAATCGCATCACGATGCCCCGTATCGAAGAGGCGTTTACCGATCGCGTTTCCGAGCTGGAGCGCGAGGGACATGCGGCTGTTGTGGTGGAGCATTCCGTCTTCAAGAACCGCGCCTCGTCGCTTGCCTATGATGCCGACGTCGTCATTGCGGTGCTTGCTCCGCTTGATATGCGCATCGAGCGCGCCGTGAAATCTGGCTGGGAAGAAACCGATGTGCGTCGCCGCATCGCTCAGCAGATTACCGATGCCGATCGCATCGAAGCCGCCGATGTGGTGTTCAACAACGACAGCACCCCCGACGAACTGCGCAATCAGGTGCTTGCCTGGTGGGGAGAATACAGCAAGGACTTGTAG
- a CDS encoding YeiH family protein: MANIGKTIPGLVVCLAIALPCWFIGQAFPLIGGPVFAILAGMAIAIFWKQPTRGITQTGIAFTGKKVLQAAVVLLGFGLNLVQIAQVGALSLPIIASTIATALVVAFIMSKLLHMPSGISTLIGVGSSICGGSAIAATAPAIKADDKDVAQAISVIFLFNVLAALIFPSLGNALGMSNEGFGLFAGTAVNDTSSVTAAAAAWDGMHPGSNALDQATIVKLTRTLAIIPITLVLGIWMARRESHDATAQEAQAHSVVKSTGRFGGFSLKRALPAFIVLFLLASVITTAAVAAGADVALFEPLKTLSKFFIVMAMAAIGLNTDIVHLVKSGGKPILMGLVCWAAITGVSLGMQHLLGLW, from the coding sequence ATGGCGAACATAGGAAAGACCATACCGGGCTTGGTGGTGTGCCTAGCCATCGCCTTGCCGTGCTGGTTCATCGGCCAGGCCTTTCCTCTCATCGGCGGGCCGGTATTTGCCATTTTGGCGGGCATGGCCATCGCTATCTTTTGGAAGCAACCCACACGCGGCATCACACAAACCGGCATTGCTTTCACCGGAAAGAAGGTGCTTCAGGCCGCCGTTGTGTTGCTGGGATTTGGCCTCAACCTTGTGCAGATAGCGCAGGTGGGTGCCTTATCGCTTCCCATCATCGCCTCAACCATCGCAACGGCGCTTGTTGTCGCCTTCATCATGAGCAAACTGCTGCACATGCCGTCGGGTATCTCGACGCTCATCGGTGTCGGATCGTCCATCTGCGGCGGAAGCGCCATCGCCGCCACGGCACCTGCCATCAAAGCCGACGACAAAGATGTCGCTCAAGCCATCTCGGTTATCTTCCTGTTCAACGTGCTAGCCGCGCTTATCTTCCCCTCGCTTGGCAACGCGCTTGGCATGAGCAACGAGGGGTTCGGTCTGTTCGCCGGTACCGCCGTAAACGACACATCGTCGGTGACGGCCGCCGCGGCCGCTTGGGATGGCATGCATCCCGGCTCAAACGCGCTTGACCAAGCCACCATCGTCAAACTCACACGAACGCTCGCCATCATCCCCATCACGCTCGTACTGGGTATTTGGATGGCACGACGCGAAAGCCACGACGCCACCGCCCAAGAGGCTCAGGCTCACAGCGTGGTCAAGTCCACCGGTCGCTTCGGCGGCTTCAGTCTGAAACGCGCGCTGCCCGCATTCATCGTACTATTCTTGCTGGCTTCTGTCATAACCACCGCCGCCGTAGCGGCCGGAGCCGATGTCGCCCTCTTCGAGCCCCTCAAAACGCTCTCGAAGTTCTTCATCGTGATGGCTATGGCTGCCATCGGCCTCAACACCGACATCGTTCACCTGGTGAAAAGCGGCGGCAAACCCATCCTCATGGGTCTTGTATGCTGGGCCGCCATCACCGGCGTCAGCCTCGGCATGCAGCACCTGCTAGGATTGTGGTAA
- the uvrB gene encoding excinuclease ABC subunit UvrB codes for MAHLSNIDGIEMEGKLPDVRLANTPFKVVSPYEPSGDQPQAIKQLAHGVDEGLRYQTLLGVTGSGKTFTMAKTIEAVQKPTLVMAPNKTLAAQLASELKEFFPDNSVVYFVSYYDYYQPEAYVPSSDTFIEKDASINEEVEKLRHAATSALLSRRDCIVVASVSCIYGIGSPMDYAGMAVFVDKQKEMDRDDVIHELIDIQYDRNDYELKRGTFRVRGDSLDVFPPYADNPVRIDFWGDEIEGITEIDHVTGEVINEFEALPIWPASHYVTARPKMDRALGTIRDELRERLQQFKEEGKLLEAQRLEMRVNYDLEMLETMGFCSGIENYSRHMDGREPGEPPYTLIDYFPKDFLCIIDESHVTVPQIRGMHEGDRSRKITLAEHGFRLPSCLDNRPLRFDEFESRVPQFIYVSATPGDYEQKVSQQQVEQIIRPTGLLDPEIIVRGSASQIDDIIDEAKERAARDERVLITTLTKKMAEDLTDHLLDQGVKARYMHSDIATLERVEILRELRQGKFDVLVGINLLREGLDLPEVSLVAILDADKEGFLRNHRSLIQTIGRAARNVSGQVIMYADKTTDSMDLAINETRRRRAIQMQYNEEHGIEPQTIRKAINDIMSYVTDEMGNTTAEQVNKELAELSREEVLRIIQSMEDDMADASRNMDFEEAARLRDQVVKLRVQVEGGSEEDVLKDLKKGARKGSAFGNRKNSAYGSSRRS; via the coding sequence ATGGCTCATCTTTCGAATATCGATGGCATTGAGATGGAGGGCAAGTTGCCCGACGTGCGGCTCGCAAACACCCCGTTCAAGGTAGTGTCGCCCTATGAGCCTTCGGGTGATCAGCCGCAGGCTATCAAGCAGCTGGCGCATGGCGTGGATGAGGGTTTGCGCTATCAGACGCTTCTGGGCGTGACGGGTTCGGGAAAGACCTTCACTATGGCTAAGACTATCGAGGCCGTGCAAAAGCCCACGTTGGTCATGGCACCGAACAAGACACTGGCTGCTCAGCTGGCAAGCGAGCTCAAGGAATTCTTCCCGGACAACTCCGTGGTGTACTTTGTCTCCTACTACGACTACTACCAGCCGGAAGCCTACGTGCCCTCGTCGGACACCTTCATCGAGAAAGACGCCTCCATCAACGAGGAGGTGGAGAAGCTGCGTCACGCGGCCACGTCTGCGCTGCTCTCGCGACGTGACTGTATCGTGGTGGCATCGGTGAGCTGCATCTATGGTATCGGCAGCCCGATGGACTATGCGGGTATGGCCGTGTTTGTGGATAAGCAGAAGGAGATGGATCGCGACGACGTCATCCATGAACTTATCGACATTCAGTACGACCGCAACGACTACGAGCTGAAGCGCGGTACGTTTCGTGTGCGTGGCGACTCGCTTGACGTATTCCCGCCGTATGCGGATAACCCGGTGCGTATTGACTTCTGGGGCGATGAGATTGAGGGCATCACCGAGATCGACCACGTGACAGGCGAAGTGATCAACGAATTTGAAGCGCTGCCCATCTGGCCGGCATCGCACTACGTGACGGCACGTCCCAAAATGGATCGTGCGCTCGGCACCATTCGCGATGAACTGCGCGAACGTTTGCAGCAGTTCAAGGAGGAGGGAAAGCTGCTGGAGGCGCAACGCTTGGAGATGCGCGTGAACTACGATTTGGAAATGCTTGAGACGATGGGCTTCTGTTCCGGAATCGAGAACTACTCGCGGCATATGGACGGACGTGAGCCCGGCGAGCCGCCCTATACGCTTATCGACTACTTCCCGAAGGACTTCCTTTGCATCATTGACGAGAGCCATGTGACGGTACCACAGATTCGCGGCATGCACGAGGGTGACCGCTCTCGCAAGATTACGCTTGCCGAGCACGGCTTTCGCTTGCCGTCGTGCCTGGACAACCGTCCGCTGCGTTTCGACGAATTTGAAAGTCGCGTACCTCAGTTTATCTATGTGTCGGCCACGCCGGGCGACTACGAACAGAAGGTTTCGCAGCAGCAAGTGGAGCAGATTATTCGCCCGACGGGCCTGTTGGATCCTGAGATTATCGTGCGGGGGAGCGCTTCGCAGATCGACGACATCATCGACGAGGCGAAGGAGCGCGCCGCTCGTGACGAGCGCGTGCTGATCACGACGCTCACCAAGAAAATGGCTGAGGATCTGACTGACCATCTGTTGGACCAGGGAGTGAAGGCGCGCTACATGCATTCGGACATCGCGACGCTCGAGCGCGTGGAAATCCTGCGCGAACTGCGTCAGGGCAAGTTCGATGTGCTTGTGGGTATCAACCTGTTGCGCGAGGGCTTGGACCTGCCCGAGGTGTCGTTGGTGGCCATCCTCGACGCAGACAAAGAGGGCTTTTTGCGCAACCATCGTTCGCTCATTCAGACCATCGGCCGTGCGGCGCGAAACGTGTCGGGCCAGGTGATCATGTATGCCGACAAGACAACCGATTCCATGGACCTTGCCATCAACGAGACTCGACGTCGCCGCGCTATCCAAATGCAGTACAACGAAGAGCATGGCATCGAGCCGCAGACTATTCGTAAAGCCATCAACGACATCATGAGTTATGTGACCGATGAGATGGGCAACACCACGGCTGAACAGGTAAACAAGGAGCTGGCCGAGCTTTCACGCGAGGAGGTGCTGCGCATCATTCAGTCTATGGAAGACGATATGGCCGACGCATCTCGCAACATGGACTTCGAGGAAGCAGCTCGCTTGCGCGACCAGGTGGTCAAGTTGCGTGTCCAGGTGGAAGGCGGCAGCGAAGAAGACGTGCTGAAGGACCTCAAAAAAGGCGCCCGCAAAGGCAGCGCCTTCGGCAACCGCAAAAACTCCGCCTACGGCAGCAGCCGACGGTCATAA
- a CDS encoding ATP-binding protein: MIDRPQYRAAIEPYIDMPLVKVLAGVRRSGKSTILRMIMNELSNRGTASDCLIHYSFDSLAFADMKTSSEFYRMISKRLSSRRSYLFLDEVQEIPEWERVVNSLMTDFNVDIYVTGSNSRLLASEISTYLTGRYVTIPVYPLSFSEYLDFRRFQGHEASRPRDELAAYLRRGGFPVVNTGDMADDQAYRIVNDIYSSVVLRDIVQKNDIRRPELLERIVRFVFDNAGKTFSAKSISDYLKSQQRALSVETVYNYLLFLEKAFLVYRCSRFDIRGKEALKTQEKFYLVDTSLRHALLGYDPTATASLLENAVYLEIRRRGFSVFVGKLGEKEIDFVAERQGARLYVQVSREIVDEQTEHREYGNLLAIRDGYPKYVLRTDSFAEGQYEGIRTMHVADFLLSNEWG; this comes from the coding sequence GTGATTGATAGACCTCAGTATCGAGCAGCAATAGAACCATATATTGATATGCCGCTTGTGAAGGTGCTTGCGGGAGTGCGTCGCTCCGGTAAATCGACTATTCTTCGTATGATTATGAACGAATTAAGTAACCGCGGGACCGCTTCAGATTGCCTTATTCATTATAGTTTTGATTCGCTTGCCTTCGCTGATATGAAAACGAGTTCCGAGTTCTATCGCATGATAAGCAAGCGACTTTCCTCCCGACGTTCCTATCTGTTTCTCGACGAGGTTCAGGAAATTCCTGAATGGGAGCGCGTCGTCAATAGCCTTATGACTGACTTTAATGTTGATATATACGTAACGGGATCGAATTCTCGGTTGCTTGCGTCTGAAATATCAACGTATTTAACTGGACGTTATGTCACCATACCGGTTTATCCGCTGTCTTTTTCTGAATATCTTGACTTCAGACGGTTTCAGGGGCATGAAGCATCAAGGCCCCGCGATGAATTGGCTGCGTATCTTCGCAGGGGAGGTTTTCCTGTTGTAAATACTGGAGATATGGCCGATGATCAGGCATATCGTATTGTCAACGACATCTATTCTTCGGTGGTGTTGCGGGATATAGTTCAAAAGAACGACATTAGAAGACCAGAGCTGTTGGAGCGTATTGTTCGCTTTGTATTTGACAATGCGGGGAAAACATTTTCTGCCAAAAGTATTTCGGATTATTTAAAAAGTCAGCAGCGCGCTTTAAGTGTCGAGACAGTATACAATTACCTCCTTTTTCTGGAGAAGGCGTTTCTTGTATATCGTTGTTCCCGTTTTGATATTCGTGGAAAAGAAGCTCTCAAAACCCAGGAAAAATTCTACCTTGTCGATACGTCCTTACGGCATGCTCTTTTGGGATATGATCCGACAGCAACAGCATCTTTGTTGGAAAATGCTGTCTATCTTGAAATAAGACGCCGCGGATTCAGCGTGTTTGTTGGTAAGTTGGGCGAGAAAGAAATCGATTTTGTCGCTGAACGTCAGGGCGCCCGCTTGTATGTACAAGTTTCACGTGAAATTGTAGACGAGCAAACGGAACACCGAGAGTATGGCAATCTTCTTGCGATAAGAGATGGCTATCCAAAGTATGTGTTACGAACTGATTCGTTTGCGGAGGGTCAATACGAAGGTATTCGTACTATGCATGTAGCTGATTTTCTTCTTTCAAATGAATGGGGATAG